Genomic DNA from Alphaproteobacteria bacterium PA2:
GCCCCCCGTTCGGTCGATACGGTCTTGCATTTCACCCCTCAGGGCGCGCCGAACCTCTGGGCGATGAGTGTGGCCAGGGCGTCGCGCACTTCACGATAACTCGCCAGTCGTGCTTCCCGCGAGCCATCTGCATCCGTCGGGTCATAGGTCGGCCAGTACTCAATGGTCACCGCCCTTCCCCGGGTCATTTCAACGGCCCTGTGCTGCGCCTGGGGCGTCAGGGATATGACCAGATCAAAGGCGTCGGCGTTCAGGTCATCAAAGGTCTTGGCCCGGTGTCGCGACAGGTCACACCCCACCTCGGCCATGACAGCCTCGACAAAGGGGTCAACCGGACCCAGTTCCTCGGCCCGGGCGTCCAGCTTCACCCCGCAGCTGTCCACATAGACCCGGTCGCCGAATTCCCGCTTCAGCAGGGCCTCGGCCATGGGCGAGCGCACCCGGTTGAAATTGCAGGCAAAGAGCACCGCGCCTGGCAAGGACGGCCCACCCGTCACGTCGGCCATGCCCTATCCCCGCCTGTAGAGGGCGCAGATCAGGGTGAAGAGCCGCCGGGCCGTATCCAGGTCAGTCTCGATCTTGCCCGACAGCCGGGTCCGCA
This window encodes:
- a CDS encoding low molecular weight phosphatase family protein, whose product is MADVTGGPSLPGAVLFACNFNRVRSPMAEALLKREFGDRVYVDSCGVKLDARAEELGPVDPFVEAVMAEVGCDLSRHRAKTFDDLNADAFDLVISLTPQAQHRAVEMTRGRAVTIEYWPTYDPTDADGSREARLASYREVRDALATLIAQRFGAP